In the Syngnathus scovelli strain Florida chromosome 16, RoL_Ssco_1.2, whole genome shotgun sequence genome, one interval contains:
- the ccdc47 gene encoding PAT complex subunit CCDC47, which yields MRRLPFLLLLFLLALPVSRGNYNDDFDDGEDLADFDDNDFAEFEDMSEDAGPEADTVPPSSIRGSPFSQPDEDEDEDEATVELEYGQDGFDDSDAQDQDIYSKYDREEFEVIGDTEKPGHPMKDPLIIHTVPAHLQNSWESYYMEILMVTGLLAYIMNYIIGKNKNSRLAQSWFNSHRELLESNFALVGDDGTCKEAVSTGKLNQENEHIYNLWCSGRVCCEGMLIQLKFLKRQDLLNVLARMMRPTCDQVQIKVTLNDEDMDTFVFAVGTKKAMGRLQKELQDLSEFCGDKPKSGAKFGLPDSLAILTEMGEVTDGVMDNKMVHYITNHADKIESIHFSDQFSGPKVMQEEGQPLKLPETKKTLLFTFNVPGMGNTSPKDMDALLPLMNMVIYSIDKVKKLRLNREGKMKADRNRARVEENFLKQTHAQRQEAAQTRREEKKRAEKERIMNEEDPERQRRLEEAAQRREQKKIEKKQMKMKQIKVKAM from the exons ATGCGACGTTTGCCATTCCTCCTGCTGCTCTTTCTACTTGCCCTCCCCGTCTCCCGGGGGAACTACAATGACGACTTTGACGACGGCGAGGACCTGGCCGACTTCGACGACAATGACTTTGCCGAGTTTGAGGACATGAGCGAAGATGCGGGGCCCGAGGCGGACACCGTTCCGCCGTCGTCCATTCGGGGCAGCCCGTTCTCACAGCCGGACGAAGACGAGGATGAAGACGAGGCCACGGTAGAACTGGAGTACGGACAAGACGGTTTTGACGATTCGGATGCACAG GATCAGGACATTTACAGCAAATATGACCGGGAGGAGTTTGAGGTGATTGGCGACACGGAGAAGCCTGGCCACCCCATGAAAGACCCCCTCATAATCCACACG GTTCCGGCCCATCTTCAAAATAGCTGGGAGAGCTACTACATGGAGATCCTGATGGTGACAGGCCTGCTGGCTTACATCATGAACTACATCATCGGCAAGAACAAGAACAGCCGCCTGGCTCAGTCCTGGTTCAACTCTCACAGAGAGCTGCTGGAGAGCAACTTTGCTCTTGTGG GCGACGACGGCACCTGCAAAGAAGCAGTGAGCACGGGGAAGCTCAATCAGGAAAATGAACACATCTACAACCTGTGGTGCTCCGGACGTGTCTGCTGTGAGGGCATGCTCATACAGCTTAAG TTCCTGAAGAGACAGGACCTGCTTAATGTTCTGGCCAGGATGATGAGGCCCACCTGCGACCAAGTG CAAATCAAAGTGACGCTGAATGACGAGGACATGGACACGTTTGTGTTTGCCGTGGGCACTAAGAAGGCGATGGGCCGCCTTCAGAAGGAGTTGCAGGACTTG AGTGAGTTCTGCGGCGACAAGCCAAAGTCCGGAGCCAAGTTCGGCCTCCCGGACTCTTTGGCGATTCTTACGGAGATGGGCGAGGTCACGGACGGCGTGATGGACAACAAG ATGGTTCATTATATCACCAACCACGCCGACAAGATCGAGTCCATCCATTTTTCGGACCAATTTTCTGGTCCAAAAGTTATGCAAGA GGAGGGTCAGCCCTTAAAGCTACCTGAAACAAAGAAGACACTGCTGTTTACATTTAATG TGCCTGGAATGGGCAACACGTCTCCCAAAGACATGGACGCTCTTCTGCCCCTCATGAACATGGTTATCTACAGCATCGACAAAGTCAAGAAGCTGCGTCTCAACAGGGAG GGGAAAATGAAGGCAGACCGCAACCGCGCCCGCGTGGAGGAGAACTTCCTGAAGCAGACGCACGCTCAGCGCCAGGAGGCGGCGCAGACCCGACGCGAGGAGAAAAAGCGGGCCGAGAAGGAGAGGATCATGAACGAGGAGGACCCGGAGAGACAGCGCCGCCTGGAG GAAGCGGCTCAGAGACGAGAGCAGAAGAAGATCGAGAAGAAGCAGATGAAGATGAAGCAGATTAAAGTGAAAGCCATGTGA
- the dcaf7 gene encoding DDB1- and CUL4-associated factor 7 isoform X1 → MSLHGKRKEIYKYEAPWTVYAMNWSVRPDKRFRLALGSFVEEYNNKVQLVGLEEESSEFVCRNTFDHPYPTTKIMWIPDTKGVYPDLLATSGDYLRIWRVSDTETRLECLLNNNKNSDFCAPLTSFDWNEVDPNLLGTSSIDTTCTIWGLETGQVLGRVNLVSGHVKTQLIAHDKEVYDIAFSRAGGGRDMFASVGADGSVRMFDLRHLEHSTIIYEDPQHHPLLRLCWNKQDPNYLATMAMDGMEVVILDVRVPCTPVARLNNHRACVNGIAWAPHSSCHICTAVADDHQALIWDIQQMPRAIEDPILAYTAEGEINNVQWASTQPDWIAICYNNCLEILRV, encoded by the exons ATGTCGCTGCACGGCAAGAGAAAAGAAATCTACAAATACGAGGCGCCATGGACGGTCTACGCAATGAACTGGAGCGTACGACCGGACAAACGCTTTCGCTTGGCTCTGGGAAGCTTCGTGGAAGAATACAACAACAAG GTCCAGCTCGTGGGTCTGGAAGAAGAGAGCTCAGAGTTTGTGTGCCGGAACACCTTTGACCACCCGTACCCAACCACCAAGATCATGTGGATCCCGGATACCAAGGGGGTCTATCCAGACCTGCTGGCCACCAGCGGGGACTACTTGCGCATCTGGAGG GTCAGTGACACGGAAACACGCCTCGAATGTTTGTTGAACAACAACAAGAACTCCGACTTCTGCGCGCCGCTCACGTCCTTCGACTGGAACGAGGTGGACCCGAACCTTCTGG GCACATCCAGCATCGACACCACCTGCACCATCTGGGGTCTGGAGACAGGTCAGGTTCTAGGTCGCGTCAACCTGGTATCGGGACACGTCAAGACGCAGCTCATCGCCCATGACAAAGAG GTGTACGACATCGCCTTTAGCAGGGCGGGCGGCGGGCGCGACATGTTCGCCTCGGTGGGCGCCGACGGCTCGGTGCGCATGTTCGACCTGCGCCACCTGGAGCACAGCACCATCATCTACGAGGACCCCCAGCACCACCCGCTGCTGCGCCTCTGCTGGAACAAGCAGGACCCCAACtacctggccactatggccatgGACGGAATGGAG GTTGTCATCCTGGATGTACGTGTGCCGTGCACGCCGGTGGCTCGCCTCAACAACCACCGCGCCTGCGTCAATGGCATTGCCTGGGCGCCACACTCCTCGTGTCACATCTGCACCGCA GTAGCCGACGACCACCAGGCTCTGATCTGGGACATCCAGCAGATGCCCCGCGCCATCGAAGACCCCATCCTGGCATACACGGCCGAGGGCGAGATCAACAACGTGCAGTGGGCGTCCACGCAACCCGACTGGATCGCCATCTGCTATAACAACTGTCTGGAGATCCTGCGCGTCTGA
- the dcaf7 gene encoding DDB1- and CUL4-associated factor 7 isoform X2 produces the protein MSLHGKRKEIYKYEAPWTVYAMNWSVRPDKRFRLALGSFVEEYNNKVQLVGLEEESSEFVCRNTFDHPYPTTKIMWIPDTKGVYPDLLATSGDYLRIWRVSDTETRLECLLNNNKNSDFCAPLTSFDWNEVDPNLLGTSSIDTTCTIWGLETGQVLGRVNLVSGHVKTQLIAHDKEVYDIAFSRAGGGRDMFASVGADGSVRMFDLRHLEHSTIIYEDPQHHPLLRLCWNKQDPNYLATMAMDGMEVVILDVRVPCTPVARLNNHRACVNGIAWAPHSSCHICTAADDHQALIWDIQQMPRAIEDPILAYTAEGEINNVQWASTQPDWIAICYNNCLEILRV, from the exons ATGTCGCTGCACGGCAAGAGAAAAGAAATCTACAAATACGAGGCGCCATGGACGGTCTACGCAATGAACTGGAGCGTACGACCGGACAAACGCTTTCGCTTGGCTCTGGGAAGCTTCGTGGAAGAATACAACAACAAG GTCCAGCTCGTGGGTCTGGAAGAAGAGAGCTCAGAGTTTGTGTGCCGGAACACCTTTGACCACCCGTACCCAACCACCAAGATCATGTGGATCCCGGATACCAAGGGGGTCTATCCAGACCTGCTGGCCACCAGCGGGGACTACTTGCGCATCTGGAGG GTCAGTGACACGGAAACACGCCTCGAATGTTTGTTGAACAACAACAAGAACTCCGACTTCTGCGCGCCGCTCACGTCCTTCGACTGGAACGAGGTGGACCCGAACCTTCTGG GCACATCCAGCATCGACACCACCTGCACCATCTGGGGTCTGGAGACAGGTCAGGTTCTAGGTCGCGTCAACCTGGTATCGGGACACGTCAAGACGCAGCTCATCGCCCATGACAAAGAG GTGTACGACATCGCCTTTAGCAGGGCGGGCGGCGGGCGCGACATGTTCGCCTCGGTGGGCGCCGACGGCTCGGTGCGCATGTTCGACCTGCGCCACCTGGAGCACAGCACCATCATCTACGAGGACCCCCAGCACCACCCGCTGCTGCGCCTCTGCTGGAACAAGCAGGACCCCAACtacctggccactatggccatgGACGGAATGGAG GTTGTCATCCTGGATGTACGTGTGCCGTGCACGCCGGTGGCTCGCCTCAACAACCACCGCGCCTGCGTCAATGGCATTGCCTGGGCGCCACACTCCTCGTGTCACATCTGCACCGCAG CCGACGACCACCAGGCTCTGATCTGGGACATCCAGCAGATGCCCCGCGCCATCGAAGACCCCATCCTGGCATACACGGCCGAGGGCGAGATCAACAACGTGCAGTGGGCGTCCACGCAACCCGACTGGATCGCCATCTGCTATAACAACTGTCTGGAGATCCTGCGCGTCTGA
- the mylpfa gene encoding myosin regulatory light chain 2, skeletal muscle, with protein sequence MAPKKTKRRQGGGDGGSSNVFSMFEQSQIQEYKEAFTIIDQNRDGIISKDDLRDVLASLGQLNTKNEELEAMIKEASGPINFTVFLTMFGEKLKGADPEDVILAAFKVLDPEGTGTIKKQFLEELLTTQCDRFSKEEIKNMWAAFPPDVAGNVDYKNICYVITHGEEKEE encoded by the exons ATG GCACCCAAGAAGACCAAGAGGAGGCAGGGGGGCGGAGATGGCGGCTCCTCCAACGTATTCTCCATGTTTGAGCAGAGTCAGATTCAGGAGTACAAGGag GCCTTCACAATCATCGACCAGAACAGAGACGGTATCATCAGCAAAGATGATTTGAGGGACGTTCTGGCTTCCCTGG GCCAGCTGAACACCAAGAAcgaggagctggaggccatgatcAAGGAGGCCAGCGGCCCCATCAACTTCACCGTCTTCCTCACCATGTTCGGCGAGAAGCTGAAGG GCGCTGACCCCGAGGACGTTATTCTTGCCGCCTTCAAGGTCCTGGACCCCGAGGGTACCGGAACCATCAAGAAGCAGTT CCTTGAGGAGCTCCTGACCACTCAGTGCGACAGGTTCTCCAAGGAGGAG ATCAAGAACATGTGGGCCGCCTTCCCCCCTGACGTCGCGGGCAACGTGGACTACAAGAACATCTGCTACGTCATCACACAcggagaggagaaggaggagtaa
- the pheta2 gene encoding sesquipedalian-1 — translation MFGEKNAKFNESVQVTSRGTRHCQRVVMKLHKKILTHYHSCTSLADKQGFLFKKKQRNGSYHRRWLVLKGNLLFYQEHPADRHLLGVIVLEGCAVRRVDADGRFCFSLLFQGPEEKSYQFAAADEGTLENWLRALLSASHRYLSLLLRDLHVQYNNLTRDGGELKHHQGYGESPASNLNLGPPPPPAAAAAGVVMQKSPKRWHRWNAHVTPLNVPTPLLLAEWPLVGCNAREEFRELHRRYGQDVKKAREEWLTSWQPPEGNLQEDLIDV, via the exons atgtttggggaaaaaaatgcaaagttTAATGAGAGCGTGCAAGTGACCAGCCGGGGGACTCGCCATTGCCAAAG GGTTGTTATGAAGCTCCACAAGAAGATTTTGACTCATTACCACTCCTGCACATCACTGGCTGACAAACAAGGCTTTCTCTTCAAAAAG AAACAGCGAAATGGCTCGTACCATCGCCGCTGGTTGGTCCTGAAAGGCAACCTGCTCTTCTACCAGGAGCACCCCGCGGACCGTCACCTGCTGGGTGTCATCGTGCTGGAGGGATGCGCCGTGCGGCGAGTAGATGCCGACGGACGCTTCTGCTTCTCTTTACTCTTTCAAGGGCCCGAAGAAAAGAGCTACCAGTTTGCGGCAGCGGACGAGGGCACGCTGGAGAACTGGCTGCGGGCTTTGCTGTCGGCCAGCCACCGCTACTTGTCGCTGCTGCTACGTGACCTCCACGTGCAGTATAACAATCTCACACGAGATGGCGGAG AATTGAAGCACCATCAGGGCTACGGTGAGTCTCCAGCCAGCAACTTGAACCTcggaccaccaccaccaccagcagcagcagcagcaggagttgTCATGCAAAAATCTCCAAAGCGGTGGCACAGGTGGAACGCTCACGTCACACCCTTGAACGTTCCGACCCCGCTTTTGTTGGCCGAGTGGCCCCTGGTGGGTTGTAATGCGCGGGAGGAGTTCCGCGAGCTGCACCGCCGTTACGGGCAAGACGTTAAGAAGGCCCGTGAAGAATGGCTGACCAGTTGGCAGCCACCGGAGGGGAACCTGCAAGAAGATCTTATTGACGTGTAA
- the cd2bp2 gene encoding CD2 antigen cytoplasmic tail-binding protein 2 isoform X1, which translates to MSVSTMSKRKVTFADGDGGVLELDDEVSSKKATLEVPSGPGSRFKGKHSLDSDEEDEGEDTQNNKYDILASDDVDGQENATIDYDEGVSITPFNLEEEMEEGHFDSEGNYFVKKEEQIRDNWLDNIDWVKIKEQPFKQKKKGLGAKRKRRVGDEDEAEEEKKREEQRENKEGDEDEDEEEEEAEPAEDPMASLTQQQLTEALVELLLPGETVAAALRRLGGLGGQKRSKLRDAGDHAAENKRDTEKLDRLTSLADRLVASGVYGIYQQTKEKLAYTLKNMSSKRPKSKEEDEDELDMFGDKFDEKHGAQAEEEEDKRVSEEVMWEYKWENEDKSEVYGPFTSQQMQDWVDEGYFSSGVYCRRLDQEGSQFYNSKRLDFELYT; encoded by the exons ATGAGTGTCAG CACCATGTCCAAACGGAAAGTCACTTTTGCGGATGGTGATGGTGGGGTGTTGGAGCTGGACGATGAGGTCTCGAGCAAAAAG GCAACACTTGAGGTGCCGAGCGGCCCGGGCTCCAGGTTCAAGGGCAAGCATTCCCTCGACAGTGACGAGGAGGACGAAGGGGAGGACACCCAGAACAACAAATATGACATTTTGGCCAGCGACGACGTGGACG GCCAAGAGAACGCCACCATTGATTACGACGAGGGCGTTTCCATCACGCCCTTCAACCTGGAGGAGGAGATGGAGGAAGGACACTTTGACTCGGAGGGGAACTACTTTGTCAAAAAGGAAGAGCAGATCCGAGACAATTGGCTCGACAACATCGACTGG GTGAAAATCAAAGAACAACCGTTCAAACAAAAGAAGAAAGGACTCGGAGCGAAACGCAAGCGCAGAGTGGGCGATGAGGATGAAGCGGAGGAAGAGAAGAAGCGGGAGGAGCAGCGAGAAAACAAGGAAGGTGACGAAgatgaggacgaggaggaggaggaggccgaACCGGCCGAGGACCCCATGGCCTCCCTCACGCAGCAGCAGCTCACGGAAGCCTTAGTGGAACTCTTGTTGCCGGGGGAGACGGTCGCGGCGGCGCTGCGACGGCTGGGGGGCCTCGGCGGGCAGAAGAGGAGCAAACTGCGAGACGCCGGCGACCACGCGGCGGAGAACAAGCGGGACACGGAGAAGCTGGACCGCCTCACGTCTCTCGCCGATAGGCTGGTGGCGTCGGGCGTGTACGGCATCTACCAGCAAACCAAGGAAAAGCTGGCCTACACGCTCAAGAATATGAGCAGCAAGCGACCCAAGTCAAAGGAGGAGGACGAAGACGAACTGGACATGTTTGGAGACAAGTTTGACGAGAAGCACGGCGCACAGgctgaagaggaggaagacaaaAGAG TGAGCGAGGAAGTCATGTGGGAGTACAAGTGGGAGAACGAGGACAAGTCCGAGGTCTACGGACCCTTCACCAGTCAGCAGATGCAG GATTGGGTGGATGAAGGCTACTTCAGCAGCGGCGTTTACTGCAGGCGCTTGGACCAGGAAGGCTCACAATTCTACAACTCCAAGAGACTGGACTTCGAGCTCTACACGTGA
- the cd2bp2 gene encoding CD2 antigen cytoplasmic tail-binding protein 2 isoform X2 encodes MSKRKVTFADGDGGVLELDDEVSSKKATLEVPSGPGSRFKGKHSLDSDEEDEGEDTQNNKYDILASDDVDGQENATIDYDEGVSITPFNLEEEMEEGHFDSEGNYFVKKEEQIRDNWLDNIDWVKIKEQPFKQKKKGLGAKRKRRVGDEDEAEEEKKREEQRENKEGDEDEDEEEEEAEPAEDPMASLTQQQLTEALVELLLPGETVAAALRRLGGLGGQKRSKLRDAGDHAAENKRDTEKLDRLTSLADRLVASGVYGIYQQTKEKLAYTLKNMSSKRPKSKEEDEDELDMFGDKFDEKHGAQAEEEEDKRVSEEVMWEYKWENEDKSEVYGPFTSQQMQDWVDEGYFSSGVYCRRLDQEGSQFYNSKRLDFELYT; translated from the exons ATGTCCAAACGGAAAGTCACTTTTGCGGATGGTGATGGTGGGGTGTTGGAGCTGGACGATGAGGTCTCGAGCAAAAAG GCAACACTTGAGGTGCCGAGCGGCCCGGGCTCCAGGTTCAAGGGCAAGCATTCCCTCGACAGTGACGAGGAGGACGAAGGGGAGGACACCCAGAACAACAAATATGACATTTTGGCCAGCGACGACGTGGACG GCCAAGAGAACGCCACCATTGATTACGACGAGGGCGTTTCCATCACGCCCTTCAACCTGGAGGAGGAGATGGAGGAAGGACACTTTGACTCGGAGGGGAACTACTTTGTCAAAAAGGAAGAGCAGATCCGAGACAATTGGCTCGACAACATCGACTGG GTGAAAATCAAAGAACAACCGTTCAAACAAAAGAAGAAAGGACTCGGAGCGAAACGCAAGCGCAGAGTGGGCGATGAGGATGAAGCGGAGGAAGAGAAGAAGCGGGAGGAGCAGCGAGAAAACAAGGAAGGTGACGAAgatgaggacgaggaggaggaggaggccgaACCGGCCGAGGACCCCATGGCCTCCCTCACGCAGCAGCAGCTCACGGAAGCCTTAGTGGAACTCTTGTTGCCGGGGGAGACGGTCGCGGCGGCGCTGCGACGGCTGGGGGGCCTCGGCGGGCAGAAGAGGAGCAAACTGCGAGACGCCGGCGACCACGCGGCGGAGAACAAGCGGGACACGGAGAAGCTGGACCGCCTCACGTCTCTCGCCGATAGGCTGGTGGCGTCGGGCGTGTACGGCATCTACCAGCAAACCAAGGAAAAGCTGGCCTACACGCTCAAGAATATGAGCAGCAAGCGACCCAAGTCAAAGGAGGAGGACGAAGACGAACTGGACATGTTTGGAGACAAGTTTGACGAGAAGCACGGCGCACAGgctgaagaggaggaagacaaaAGAG TGAGCGAGGAAGTCATGTGGGAGTACAAGTGGGAGAACGAGGACAAGTCCGAGGTCTACGGACCCTTCACCAGTCAGCAGATGCAG GATTGGGTGGATGAAGGCTACTTCAGCAGCGGCGTTTACTGCAGGCGCTTGGACCAGGAAGGCTCACAATTCTACAACTCCAAGAGACTGGACTTCGAGCTCTACACGTGA